TATGCCTAAAGACCAAGATAGAATAAGGAAGGTATGTTTGAGGAATGGAAATGTTAATGAGTGTATCAATGTGTCCTTCTCCATCTCTCAGCCAAAGATCGAGTGGCTGAAGAATCAAATGATAATTGGTGATGACCCAAAGTTTCGTCAGCTCTCCAACCAGGGCATTTGCTCCCTCGAGATCCGTAAGCCCTGCAGCTTCGATGGAGGCGTGTACACCTGTAGAGCCAAGAATGCCCAGGGAGAGGCCACTGTCTCCTGCAAACTGGAGGTCAAACGTATGTATCTCTAGAAATATTATATTCCAAATTCCAAACCATTATGAGATGTTGTAACTGTAAAGATACACTGGTATTTATGTATGCGCAAATCAAAAATGTTAACTAATAGTAACCTTGTTCTCCTAACAGAGGTTATTCTTGCAGAGACTGACAAGGAGAAGGGCAAATAAACCAATAACTAAACCCCTGGAGGTAAGGAATACAACATTAGTTTGGTAATTAATTTGCTAATTTTACCAATTAATTCATGGAAtcaactgtccactgtttccaTTAAGCATGTATATTTGTTTATCATTCATGaatatacaataaaacacatacaAATTTAGCAAAGATGTCCTATTAACAACAACCACCCCTCCTACTCTTGTCAGCCACAATGTTAAGTTGTTATTCTTTGTGAGGAGCATCAGTAGAAAGCAAGCGGACATTTCCTTTTAGTTTTGGAATATgttccacctctcatccaagaggcttctgaCTCAAGATGTAACGGAGAgctcagaactgaagaagcctcttaaATGACATGACTCGTCTTCATAAAACGAAAAAGAAAACTTCAGTTgctttctgctgaagctctaAGGATTACCGTGACcgggatgactgagaatctccACAGACTTGCTTGGCAACTCCTAAAAGAAAACCTAAACAGACCACTTTCTGGCCATATATTTTGGATCATAGATGATCATAAGAACAGAACAGGCTTCTCCTGAGACCTATAGCATGCAAAACATGTCATTTGAGCAAATAAATGGACCAGGCCCTttgcacagaacagacagcCCTCCCTTGTGCTTGTTTCCTCATGTGTTGTAGGAGTTTATGGCTTTGTTCTCCACTCGGTCACCCATTCCTCCATAGGTGAGTTGAACAGGAACTGTTGGCGTCCTTTAGAAGACAGGGCTCAACCCAAAACTTCCATTCACTCATGAGCACAACTCAGACATTTTTATACAACTGTGCAGCTGTTTCTCTCCTGCAGAGCTGAACTGACCCAGCTGTGTTGTTTTAAAGGAAGCCCCAGATATGTTGCCTGTGGGAGCACATTTCAATGCTATATATTTATCTCCTAAGAAATAGTTTCTTATTGCAGTTTTCACACATAAGCCTTCTGTTTGAGAGATACTCACACAGTTGTCTGAGATTCAGACTGATAATCCTCCCACGGCTGCTGACCAGCCGTGAATGGCAGCATTCTTAAACACACTGCAATACATTAAAACCAATCACATGTAATGCTCCTGTCTCTCTTGccctcctctttcctcctcctctctgctttcaTGTCTATACATCTTGTACATTGCCAACCCTGCTTTTGGATGTGGTAATGTGCCAAAGATTAATGTCAGTGCAAAAGAAATGCCaaatttgattgtttttacAGCTCTCGTCTTTCTATTTATACCCTCACTATTAGTCACATTCATGTTTGGGATATTGGTGTTTTAAATGCTCGAGTGGTGTAGCCTTTCAAGGAGTGCCGGGAGTGTTGACAAGATAGGCCTCATTAATATCTTTAAATAAAGCATAAAGTGGTGAATGACAGTGGCAagatgaaaaacacagaaaggagAGACACTTGCGAAGGTAAGAATAGCAAGATATATGTCTAAACAGTCTGGTAAAGAGATACACTGGATGGTTGAAGGTTGTAAAGGAGTTAGAGAGCGAAGGATAATTGTTTGATCCTACTGCAAAGGACATGCCACTGGTTCTTTTTACAGGACTATGAAGCACTACCACTTTCCACACCTACCTTACTTCACACATGAAGAAAAAGCCAATTATATTAAATAATTTCTCgatggcaattttttttctctctacatttagtttttttctcctAAGCAGAACTTAATCTTGACTAATAGCCTCCCTGGAGCAATAAAATGCATAACAATTCAGTTAAGACAAGACATTAGATAACACAGTAATAAGTGATGCTTTTAGTGGGATTCTTCTATAACTCATTCAGGCAATGTGCTTATTAGTTACATTTTCAACCCAGTTAATCAATGATAAGGCTGCATTATTTGTAATATCTTTCAGCTGAGGATGCAGTGactatttgttgtgttttttgtaagttTAAACTGCTGTTCAGTTGTATTGTAAACTGCTAAATTTGTGATGTGAAATCAGTGGACAAATGAAAGTAGAATGTCATGACAGATTTTAGCAAACATTGTTAAAGTCTAAGTTCATTGCATATTTAGTGGAAACTACTTCCATCCATGAGTTGTGAGTTATAATGAGCACAGCACCACCACTGGAAATGACTAGATTATAAGCAGTTTATCCTATTCCTCCCCTTAGGAGAAATAATGAGCAAATATTAATGCAATTTAAGACAAGTTAAATCTGCGGAATTGAGACGTACATTTGATCACTACGACAAATTTCTGATGCCATTTcaattcagttcatttttttatACAGCACCAGTTTACAGCACATTAGGTCAGAGGACTTCACATAGTCATCAGAATGCATCTGAGTGacattttaatcaaatgttGGTGTCCTGCtcccattttattttgtaattaggaaatacaacagaaaatacattGGTTAAGTCCGATTTATCATTAGGGGAAGATTGCGATGTCATTCTGCCGCTTTACCTTGAATACAGGGCCTCACTTCCCTGTCTTAGTTGTTGACACTGGCCAATAAACTGGATGCAGTCGCTGTTCCACATGCACACTGCAAAATGACCTTCAGTGTGGTCAGGGACACAAGTGTGTTCACACTGTACTGTAAACGGGGTCACATGCCTTCCTGACCACCCCACAAATGAGGCTCAAGCGTTCAGATCTTAATGCATTCTCAATGTGTTTGGATGCATTCACACTTGTATTTACAGCTGTCCTCCTGCGATCACATTACCAGAAGCGCAAACTGTGCTCTATAAATGACATGATCATGCTAGTGAGTCTGTGCACAGTGTCAGGATGTGGTCCTATAAGACGCAGCTATACATAGGAGGGCACCGCAAGGGGGAGAACGAGGGATTAGGCAGGGAGCGCCTTTGGGCGGGAGGTAGCGGTGATGTCAGCGCAGCACTCCACAGCTTCTAAAAATGACTCCAGATGATGTGACACACAGCCAAACTCTTCACATTACCATGAGTCAACAGGCCAAGTGGAGTGCTGTGAGAGGAAGGGAGAATGGGCTAAGAGGGCAAAAACCGAGCCAGAAGATAATCCTTGATGGAAAATGCCCATGGGATCTCACAAGCACACACGCACATAGAAGAccttaaaaacatcaacacacacattGGTGGCCAAAGTGATTAACACCTGATGACTCCTTTAACCCTCCTCTTTCTCTAATCATCTTTCCATCAGTGCCTATAAAGGACCAGCGGAAGTCCACGTCTTATATGTTAaggtgagcgtgtgtgtgtgtgtgtttcctgttcTGTGAAGATCTCCTTACAGAGTCACATTGTGGGGACATTCGTGAGTCCTCAAGATAAGTCTTAAAATTTAATGAATGTAAAAGTAATGTAATGTCCTTTGAACTGATGTAAACACAATATGTTTTTGTGCCCCTAACAGTGTTGTCATCACTCCAAATGAAAGAATAGTAGTGTATTACTTTGTAATGCTTTACCTGAGAAGTGCAAGCTAAGTCATGAATCCAGGGCCAGAGTCTAAGACTTGACCATGTTCAAATGTTAAAGATATTCAAAAGAATAACCAAGAGAAGTCAGCATTTGGAGGTAGCATGATTTATTGTCGACAAAAATTCAGGAGTAGTTCTTAGCAGTGATAATCACcacaagaaaaaacagagatactgagctgtgcaccgtcttttatgctgtgagagTTGGTCATTTTTTCCTAAAGGACACATTATTGGAGTGACAGTTCTGACACTGTTatacttttctaaatctattggtCTGGTCATTATCATATTTCAGCCCTAGATCTCACTTTAAAGAAGACATGCGCATTAGGTTATCATTAGGTCATGTTTTGCAGAGAACATGCCCAGACATGTTCAAACTTTGCTCTATTATTTTGAGACATACTTCATGCATATTCTACCTTTATGTATTATGTTTCTGATACACCTCTTTtacgatagatagatagatagatagatagatagatcatCAAAACCATCGAAGCATCAGTGATTACTAGAACATTCATCATTGTAtattttctgcatattttaactctggtcttcagtctaatagcatttgccataattatatCATCTTATACTTTAGCATCCCAAAAACATTACACTACATACCCTTAAAACTGGCCCCAGCATACAAAAAATCCCTCTAATCCTTTGTGTATGTCTCCTATTTCTTCCAGAGTGTTTGAGGAGGTGAGAAAAAGTTGCGGCGGGCTGTGCAGCATTGTGTACATAAtgaagaaagagacaaaacaccaCACCGACATCTCCATATCTGTTTCTACTCACTCATCCTGACTTTTTCACTTCTAGTGTGCAGGAAAGACACACACCATCCCGCATATCTTAGCTTGCcaaatgttgtattttattttaattggtGACATGTATGTAAAGCTATAGTTACCGTGTTTTTTTCCTGCCTGTGCCCATTTGCTGTTTGTTACggtatatatacagtatacagtatGTACAACTCAATAAAACTGAATCCTCAGAGATGGAATTGCAATGACTGTATGGATGTTtaataaaaattgtattttattatatattatgtGGATTTCTGCACAACTTTCAAGACACTTACAATTAAATGTCACCCAAATATATatactatgtgtgtgtgtgtgtgtgtgtgtgtgcatatatatatatatatatatatatatatatatatacatacatacatacatacactccACCCCTGCAATGTATATGCCACCccattgatttaaaaaaaaattcagttcaggtttcaattttatttatgtaatgtCATTACAGTTCAAATTGTCTTAAGACACTTCACAGAACCCATTtacctgaacccccagagcaagccctaagacGACAGTGGCAAGTTCCTGGAAGGCTCAGTACTAGTCAGTTTTCTAGAGGGCAGTTTCTTGCTTGAACCCCAAAAGATCCCCAGTAGTCAGCTTCTGGGCAGGAAGCATAGCTCCTAGGGACATCATTATCGCTCTCTAGCACCTTGCCCTCAGCCCCACCAAGAATTGTGGAGGTCCTGGTTTTGCAGCCCTGTAACATAGCTGACTCATTTACAACTTTTATTGTAGATTAGGCTACACAATGCTTTATGAAGGGACATCCATTCATTGTTTGAGGTGCTTTATGTTGTGATAACACCATGCATGTCAGGGTctcaggcaggagtggggatgaatgtgatttttgtgtatTATACTGACACCCCATGGTGAGTTTGGTGAATGAAGACTGTCAGAGGAACAGAAAGCTGTTTGATATTGGCATGCAGCATCTCAGCCATACAGGAAGCCCTGCTTTACCACAGTTAGTAGGCTGTGATACTTCAGCACTTGATGATTGTGATTACCAGACAGGTGTATGACCTTTATGTCTGCATTTAAAGCCATGTACAGTGcctgtaaaaaatatttaaccCCCTTGGAGGTGTTCCTTTTTTGTATGGTTGTTGGTTGTATTGCTTTTTAGCAGTGAATTATGGCAATTTtattgggctttttttttttttttttttttacaagaaacaaagaaaacaaagaaaagactatttcatgtcaaaatgaaaactgattttTGCCAAACAgtgtcaattaattaaaaactgaaaataagtaTTCACTCCCATTTCGTCAGTAtgtagtagatgcacctttggctgcaattgCATCATTGAGAGTTAGACACCAGAAACTGTATGTTCAGCAAGAAGTAAACTGTCAAAAAGCTTCTTCCCATTTACATTTCAAAGAGTGACTGTCAGCTGAAGGCAGGGTGATGTGCCatacagtttgtggttaatgGGCTGAGTTCAGAGAAGTATAAAAAAAGGTGTATAGCTTCCCCTCATGCCCCACAATAACACCacatgcagttttaaaaaaagatcagcTGTGAATTGAACAAAAAAAGTATGGAAACTTTGGTTTTACATGTAATTTTGGTTTTAGTTCAACGTACTTTACATTCTGTCATCCGTACATGAAGTAATGTCTTCTGAAATCATAACCATATTTTACATAATCTTGACATATTGTGAATCTTTTCAATTCCTCTACACACGCATTGTAAAcaataagaaacattttgattgCCATTCAACACAGCATCAGGTCTTGTCAAGATATTTAACATGTTTGCAAGTTCTTTCAATTCCTTAAACCTTCCGTCACTTTTCAGCACAAATCAGCAGTTCAAATTCATGCTGAGAAGACACGCATCTGACTGTGGTTTACCAACACATTTCCTGTTGcttcaacaagaaaaaaagcagatgaaCAGGAAAAGCTGTTCTCCTGAGGTGCGTTTAGAAATGAATTTGTCACACACGCCCAACTCAACTGCAGTTTGTTTCCTTTAATGAGCTTCGCTGCACAGCAGATATGACTCAAGTCAGCAACGCAGACTCTTCATGTAAGGTTCGATGGAAAATGTGGCTTTTCAAGGTCTTCATTGTCACATGTAAGTTTTAAActttttgcattaatttttgCGATTTATATTTAGAGTATTTTTACATACAATCAAATTGTAGTCTCACTAATCATTTGTCATTGTTTGATTTAACAGATCTGActgctgtttgtgctgctcagGATGAACCGGATggtaggaaaaaaaatctgacacacCGAAAAGGCATTTTGTATTTGAGAAAACTGCATGGATTTGAACATTTGAAGCTAGtttattgcagtttttatttattcaaagcAACAATACTATTTCCTTGACTGTAAGACCAAGTTCAGTGTCCGAGTTGACTGCTGTGATTGCAAACTAATTTATTCAGTTCATATTTATCAttagattttctttaaaataaaaaaaaaagacaaaaagtcagAGTCAGAACAAAGCAATGTTTAGGAAGCAGAACATGGGTAAAGTTAACATGAGGAAGTATTTTGTTGTCATGCTGGCAGTTCCGACAATTAGTCACCCACAAGCACAAGTTGTTCTCAGTATTCTGTAACCTTACTGGTCATGCCTTAGCACAAGTATGTCCATGTTCTTATGTATTGGATAAAACAACACATGACAATTTGCTGTGCAGTCCTGCAGTCTTTTGCTTTATGTTGGATTTCTTCGAGGTGTTTCATTTGAGGAAATGTCTAAGAACGTAGTTTGTCGCTTTTCAGGTGTTCCTGTTTTTTCTTCCACCGATTATGTCACTCTCATGCTTTTTTACATCAGCTATTTCAATTGCAGTGccattaatttttttctttattcaatTAGGTTTAAATGCAACCGAGTTTTATAACTGGTCATTCATTTAGAGCTTCCACTGATGATTATTTCATctataaattacagaaaattcataatttcatttttctttgtttgttatCACCACTGTTTTTGTCTTCACCTCAAATATACAAATTTGTGATTGTTACGATCTaaactttttttcctccaccGCTCCACTCATCCAACAGCCACCTTCGTACCCACGTATGCCCCTCCAGTCACTGCTCAGCAGGAAGTGATCACTCGCTATGGTGAGATTTGAAGTTCTGATCTTTTCCTCTACGTAAAAATCTAAAGTGAGATTGATCGTGTAGCGTCTTTCAAAATTTCCAGGGTTCAATTTTACAGGTTTCATGTGAATAGATGTTATTATTTCAAAGAGCACAGGTGAGGCTTTTTCCCCTTATGCGTATTTTTAATAGTAACCCCTTTGAGTATTCACATTCTGTTTGAAGAGAAATGAGGGTTTTCAAGCTGTGATTCAACAAATGCCACCTGTGAAATCattgtgaactttttttttaattcaaacttttattttacGTTTCACTGTCTGGTTTGTATCCACACAACTTCATTACTACAGTTGCATTCCTGTAAGACAGCAAAAGTAGAACCTTCTTATTAAAGTTATACATCAATTACATTTCAGTGTGGAATTTTCAAGTATGTGTTTTGAAAGAGCAGAAGTCAAATTTATTTCTTATGTCACACATCAACTGAAttcttttcctctttaaatGCTTTTTCAGTGCCTCCTGTACCAATACTGCAGCAAAATTCAGGCTGGTTGGAAGTCTTCCCTTCTGAGAAAGTGGAGTTTAGTTGTTCTATTAGTGATAGCTCTGACTGGACCTTCATCTGGTacaaaaatggagacaaaatggATGCAGATGCAAATTTGGCTTTCTCTGGAGATGGAATGGTGCTTACAATCACTGCACCAACAAATTCAGGAAAATATACCTGTAAAGGTCAGCACAAAACAAAAGGTGTCACAACTGAAAGTAGTAACTCCCTCGAACTCAAAGTTCATGGTAAGTTTTGTTACATTTGATTACATGTATTTTTGCAGTACTTCTATAGAGGGTAGATCAAATAactaaaatgttccttttttttctgaatagcAAACCGGCCCAAGCCCAAGGTGAGCCGAAGTTCAAACTATCAGGAGATGTTCCGTGGAGAATCTATCACCTTCCAATGCTCGGTCGATGTGTCCGTTGGATGGGAATATCTGTGGTACCGTAATGGACAAGAAATTCCTGCAGCTAACGACAATAAGTATACAATAACGTCTGTGACTCACTCTGACAATGGAAAGTACCGCTGCAAATCCAAGAGGGGAAAAGACAAATTCTTCACAGAGGAGAGTGAACCTACACTTCTTCGTATCTCTGGTGAGCAAATCTATATACTGTGACACCAGCCAGGCCATGCTACAATACAATCAGGTCATTCACACACATCTGCACCAGCATGTATGCATTTTTTATACATACCTGGCACTCTGACCTGTTTTCAGACCCACCTACACCAACTCTGAAGCTGCTCAGTACCTGGTCAGATGTGTTTGTTAACGAGACAGTGGAGTTCGGATGTGAAGTCAGCAGCTCTGACTGGACGTTCACATGGTACAGAAATAATGTGAAGCTCCAAGAGGACGCATACACGATCGTGGATGAAGAGGGATTAACGCTCAACATCACAGTCACCACAGCACATCGAGGAGACTATACCTGCAGAGCTCACCACATATCCAGAAACGTCGCCTCTGAATCCAGTAACAGCGTTACCATCAAAGTCTATGGTCAGTTTTAATCTTTTTACATACTGTAGCATATTATCTTCACTTAAATTCAGCTTTATATTTTTTAGAATAACAAATAATCCCTCAAAAATTGCTCTTCTCAGTCTTGAGAAGCAGAATTCCACATGATTGACCATTGTGCTTCGTAACTATCGGATATGTAAATAAGTAAATGTTTGTCAAGGACTCAACATttcagcatccatccatccattatctgtacactgctttatcctctaTGGGGTCCATTTCAACATTTAAAGTTAATGTCATTGATATGCTCACAGCTGGTGTTTGCAGCCCTCAGCTATCCAAAATCAAATTAATTATTGCAAGTTTAAAGAAGTTACTTTAACATTTTGAGGGTTATACgtctctttttaaaattaaatgacaATTAATACCACTCATATCTTTATACCAGCTCAACAGTCAGTCAGCTTAGTTTTGCACAAAGGCCTTGCCATCACAGAGTTGCCAGGATGGGTTGGAGATTGTGTTGCCTTTGGAAGGACCCAGAAAGGCTGTTTTTGGACACTGTGCTGAGCTAACCGACTGCTgagtagcttcatatttacagcACAGGAAAACAAGAGCATGTTGTCAATTATCTCATTGCTTTACACtgtcagccttttttttttttttttaaaaatacagtcatttgtcttcatttcaGTATGCCAGTTTTCATGTAACTATACATAGTTTGAGTGGTTATAATGGTACAGTCTTTGTTGACTATTTCATAAATGTGtcaatttaaatgtgtttatactGGGAGGTGTTTTTCATTCTCTATATTAACATAAATGAAGGtagtaaaatgttaaaaacacatCTAATGTAAACCAATGCAACATTATTTGCATCATAAAAGTATACTTTAGGGCAAAGTAGTTGTATTTTATTACAGGATTTTGTACAGGTGTATCTCATAATACAGCTACATCACAAGCTTTAAAATATGGTGTAGAAATAATACAGTGTGAACTGCTTGTCTGTTTCAGATAATGTACCGACAGCAACACTGAGCAAGGATGGTTTCAACCCAATGTATGTCGGAGAAACAGTGAACTTCACTTGCAAAGTTACTGTGTCCTCTGGCTGGACGTATCAGTGGTACAAGGATGAAAATGAGCTACCTGACACTAGCGAAACCATCAGCGTCTTTCTTGGTCTTTCTGACAAAGGGAGTTATTCTTGCAGGGGCATCAGAGGGGACgtgccaacaacaacaaactctagtgagaaaacacaacaagatGTTCTTGGTAGGTAAAAAGAAGTAATGCTGTTGTTGCGTTTGTTCTAAGTATGTGCAATCTTTTAAGAGaagttgtctttttgttttgtcatgctGCCTTAAAAAGAGTTTTAAAATTCAGTGAAAGAACGTCATGCTTCCGttattttaagcattttctGTTGAAACAGGATGTTGTGGTGTAGCATAAAGAACAAAGGGATGCCTCACAAGTGGGCAGtgtatgcatgtttgtgttaaAGTGGAGGTCTTAGCTAAAAGAATTGATATCTCTAATGGCTAACAAAGTGAAATAACTGAACTTGTTCCCAAAGTTCACGGAACAAAAAGTCACTAATGGTATTTTGTAGACCAAACAATGAAAGTCCCTGTTAGTTTTAGCTCTGTAAACAGGATTTGTAATAtgggtctttttttattttttagaaatccCTGTTCCATCTTTGAAGAAAGTAACCCAGTGGTTGGATGTGTTCCCCACTGAGGGTGTGGAGCTGAGCTGTGAGATGCAAAGTGGCTCAGGCTGGACATATACATGGTACAAAGATAAAGTGGAGGTCCAGGCTAATAATACAGTGCTTTTTGGCTTGAATAGAGCAACTCTTTTCATCAACTCTACTGTATCGGATAAACATAACGGACTATATGAGTGTAAAGGCCATCtccaggacaggactgtcaaaAGCATCTCAAGTTCTCCGCTTCGTCTCATGGTGTATGGTGAGTTTTCGTCTTTTTAACTGACAGCaaaataaatatgcatttaaTGGGGTATCTATATAATACAAGGAAATGTTTTCTTAGGTTTAGATGTATATTCTACAGGGGGATTTCTTGTGGGTGTGTATGTTTTAGAGGGTTGTGAAAGGTCAACTTCttaatttctgtaattttgcatATGGTTATGCTTCTTCAGATAAGAAACCAGATGTCATACTGACACAGGACCCTGAGTACAAGGTGATGTTTCCTGGAGAATCCGTCTCCTTCAGCTGTCACATTAATGTCTCCTCTGGATGGGAGTACCTGTGGTTCAAAGATGGCAGTCCACTTGTTGGATCAGAAAGCAAATATCCTATCAACCCTGTTGGAGCAACAAGTGGAGGATCATATACATGCCGAGTTAAAAGAGGCAGTAATCGCAACTTCACCACTGATTCAAGTCAGGCTTTACATCTTGAGGTTGACGGTAAGTTTCTACTTCCTCTGCATATTTATTTGTAGCATGCAGATGTATTTCCACTGTGCATCTCTGGTTATTATCATATTATCTGACTTTGACAAAACGTGGCACAGAAACATTCCTCCTGTTTGATGTGTTCAGAGAAAAAGCCAAAGCCCTTGATGACTCAACAGCCAGATGCTGATAAGCTCTACACTGGAGAGCCAGTGTCCTTTGAATGCAAAGTTACAATCTCATCTGGTTGGACCTATCACTGGTACAAAGATGGAGCATCTCTCCTTAGCGACAGCAGCAGTTTCCGAATTGATAATGCCACTTTACTGAACAATGGGAATTATGAGTGCAAGGCCATAAGAAGCAGAACAATGTTCAACACAGAGCGCAGTGATGGACGGACTTTACTCATATCTGGTGAGCCAAAGaaagttactttgcattgatttgttgcttttatatGCTTTTatagatttcatgcatattctCTAAGGACATGTGGAGTAGTTAatgtgtctctctttctctagaAATCCCTGTTCCATCTTTAAAGAAGGTAACCCAGTGGTTGGATGTGTTCCCCACTGAGGGTGTGAAGTTTAGCTGTG
The window above is part of the Acanthochromis polyacanthus isolate Apoly-LR-REF ecotype Palm Island chromosome 6, KAUST_Apoly_ChrSc, whole genome shotgun sequence genome. Proteins encoded here:
- the LOC110949622 gene encoding titin, translated to MTQVSNADSSCKVRWKMWLFKVFIVTYLTAVCAAQDEPDATFVPTYAPPVTAQQEVITRYVPPVPILQQNSGWLEVFPSEKVEFSCSISDSSDWTFIWYKNGDKMDADANLAFSGDGMVLTITAPTNSGKYTCKGQHKTKGVTTESSNSLELKVHANRPKPKVSRSSNYQEMFRGESITFQCSVDVSVGWEYLWYRNGQEIPAANDNKYTITSVTHSDNGKYRCKSKRGKDKFFTEESEPTLLRISDPPTPTLKLLSTWSDVFVNETVEFGCEVSSSDWTFTWYRNNVKLQEDAYTIVDEEGLTLNITVTTAHRGDYTCRAHHISRNVASESSNSVTIKVYDNVPTATLSKDGFNPMYVGETVNFTCKVTVSSGWTYQWYKDENELPDTSETISVFLGLSDKGSYSCRGIRGDVPTTTNSSEKTQQDVLEIPVPSLKKVTQWLDVFPTEGVELSCEMQSGSGWTYTWYKDKVEVQANNTVLFGLNRATLFINSTVSDKHNGLYECKGHLQDRTVKSISSSPLRLMVYDKKPDVILTQDPEYKVMFPGESVSFSCHINVSSGWEYLWFKDGSPLVGSESKYPINPVGATSGGSYTCRVKRGSNRNFTTDSSQALHLEVDEKKPKPLMTQQPDADKLYTGEPVSFECKVTISSGWTYHWYKDGASLLSDSSSFRIDNATLLNNGNYECKAIRSRTMFNTERSDGRTLLISEIPVPSLKKVTQWLDVFPTEGVKFSCEMPTSSDWTYTWYKDTKVQTNASMTYGQDKSTLTIHSASPSHRGNYSCSAKLKIRSVKTSRSSELRLDVYDTKPQVTLMQTPEHSLMHTEDEVSFSCHINVSSGWEFLWFKDGNKLHISELSHSIGSVTRANAGLYKCEARRGTEMVFNKTSQDLKLDIEERPQASITLLTGWGEAFSTDSLVFQCEVTDGQYTDWNYTWFREDKPINTSRSVKYKVTPSNDPDQSSYKCQGIRTGRPTYSKISTSHKTKNLLLKRRVLLSITGVLFFGIVFVLLGCIILKVTRKPAAPDEKPDEANLFLTMAQLKDCSDAPCPLVEYITDADVNPPPKEGDENGTICSETTPLPITSPEDKAVTSDNHDTTENNGGLVSFQQ